The Lysinibacillus pakistanensis genome includes a window with the following:
- a CDS encoding MFS transporter: MTTNTVKTNKTQQSISRNKLLGVAGVGWLFDAMDVGILSFVIAALAADWGLAPNQSGWIGSINSIGMAVGALVFGVFADKVGRKQIFMWTLVLFSIASGLSAFTTSLFAFMALRFLVGMGLGGELPVASTLVSESVEAKERGRVVVLLESFWAAGWLIAALISYFVIPTWGWRVALLLTALPAVYAIYLRWHLPDSPQFTVKAESKKRSIGQNIGEVWSKKYARSTFMLWVLWFTVVFSYYGMFLWLPSVMVGKGFDMISSFKYVLIMTLAQLPGYFTAAWFIEKFGRKFILVSYLIGTAVSAFIFGNAETLAVLLTSGMFLSFFNLGAWGALYAYTPEQYPAVIRGTGAGMAAAVGRIGGIFGPLLVGSLLTAGYDIGFIFAIFCGAIIIGVVGVLFLGKETKQIELD; this comes from the coding sequence ATGACAACAAACACAGTTAAAACAAATAAGACTCAACAATCTATCTCGCGTAATAAGCTTTTGGGGGTAGCGGGTGTTGGCTGGCTTTTCGATGCAATGGATGTAGGAATTTTATCGTTCGTCATTGCAGCTCTAGCGGCGGATTGGGGGCTAGCACCTAATCAATCAGGTTGGATAGGCAGCATTAATTCTATCGGAATGGCTGTAGGGGCACTCGTTTTTGGTGTATTTGCTGATAAAGTAGGCAGAAAACAAATTTTTATGTGGACATTGGTATTGTTTTCGATTGCAAGTGGTTTATCAGCGTTTACAACTTCTTTATTTGCATTTATGGCTTTACGCTTTTTAGTAGGCATGGGGCTTGGTGGAGAGCTTCCTGTTGCCTCAACATTAGTTTCTGAAAGTGTTGAAGCTAAGGAAAGAGGAAGGGTAGTTGTTTTACTAGAAAGCTTCTGGGCAGCAGGGTGGTTAATTGCAGCACTGATTTCCTATTTTGTTATTCCTACATGGGGCTGGCGTGTTGCTTTATTGTTAACAGCGCTTCCAGCAGTATATGCAATTTATCTTCGCTGGCATTTACCAGATTCCCCTCAGTTTACGGTAAAAGCGGAATCGAAGAAACGTAGTATAGGACAAAATATTGGAGAAGTATGGTCGAAGAAATATGCGCGTTCCACTTTTATGCTGTGGGTGCTATGGTTCACGGTAGTATTTTCTTATTACGGAATGTTTTTATGGCTTCCTAGTGTTATGGTTGGTAAAGGATTTGATATGATCTCAAGCTTTAAGTATGTGCTTATTATGACACTTGCTCAGCTACCTGGCTATTTCACTGCCGCGTGGTTTATTGAAAAATTTGGGCGGAAATTTATACTTGTTTCCTATTTAATTGGAACGGCTGTAAGTGCTTTCATTTTTGGGAATGCTGAGACGCTGGCAGTCTTGTTAACGTCTGGGATGTTTTTGTCATTCTTTAATTTAGGAGCGTGGGGTGCTCTTTATGCTTATACTCCTGAGCAGTATCCGGCTGTGATTCGTGGTACAGGTGCGGGGATGGCGGCAGCAGTTGGGCGTATTGGCGGTATTTTTGGTCCTCTGCTAGTAGGTTCATTATTAACAGCAGGTTATGATATTGGTTTTATTTTTGCAATTTTCTGCGGAGCTATCATTATTGGCGTTGTTGGAGTGCTATTTTTAGGAAAAGAGACAAAACAAATCGAATTAGATTAA
- the thrC gene encoding threonine synthase: MWKGLIEEYKQFLPVTENTPALTLNEGNTPLIHLVNLSKKLGIELYGKIEGANPTGSFKDRGMVFAVAKAIEDGSKCVICASTGNTSAAAAAYATRAGIQSIVVIPKGKVALGKLAQATMYGAKIIEIDGNFDDALNIVRQVSETTPVALVNSVNPYRIEGQKTASFEIVDALGAAPDYLCIPVGNAGNITAYWKGFKEYNAAKSCGLPKMYGFEAEGAAAIVKGEPIAEPETVATAIRIGNPASWKLAEAARDESGGIIDSVTDEEIVTAYRLIAGTEGIFVEPGSAASLAGVIKSVENGKIAKGSKVVTIFTGNGLKDPDTAMNVSTVEVVSLKNNEEEIRQYIEGVL, from the coding sequence ATGTGGAAAGGCTTAATTGAAGAATATAAACAATTTTTACCCGTAACAGAAAATACACCTGCCCTAACTTTAAACGAAGGTAATACACCTCTTATACATTTAGTAAACTTATCCAAAAAACTTGGGATTGAGCTTTATGGAAAAATCGAAGGGGCAAATCCAACAGGCTCATTCAAAGATAGAGGTATGGTATTTGCCGTTGCAAAGGCCATTGAAGATGGAAGCAAATGCGTAATCTGTGCGTCTACAGGTAACACTTCAGCCGCAGCTGCTGCTTATGCAACACGTGCTGGAATCCAGTCAATTGTAGTTATTCCTAAGGGCAAAGTAGCTCTAGGAAAGCTAGCACAGGCAACAATGTATGGAGCAAAGATTATCGAAATCGACGGAAACTTTGACGATGCCTTAAACATTGTCCGTCAAGTAAGTGAAACTACTCCTGTAGCTCTTGTAAACTCAGTAAATCCATACCGGATTGAGGGCCAAAAAACAGCCTCATTCGAAATCGTAGATGCTTTAGGAGCAGCACCAGATTATCTATGCATCCCTGTTGGTAATGCAGGCAACATTACTGCATACTGGAAGGGCTTTAAAGAATACAACGCTGCAAAAAGCTGTGGTCTTCCAAAGATGTATGGCTTTGAAGCGGAAGGTGCCGCAGCCATTGTAAAAGGAGAACCAATTGCTGAACCAGAAACTGTAGCAACAGCAATACGTATCGGAAATCCAGCAAGTTGGAAATTAGCAGAGGCAGCTCGAGATGAATCTGGGGGCATTATTGATTCCGTTACAGACGAAGAAATCGTTACAGCCTATAGATTAATTGCTGGTACAGAGGGCATTTTCGTAGAACCAGGCTCTGCTGCATCATTAGCTGGTGTTATTAAATCTGTTGAAAATGGCAAAATCGCTAAAGGCTCAAAAGTTGTTACAATATTCACAGGTAATGGACTAAAAGATCCTGATACTGCAATGAATGTTTCAACAGTAGAGGTTGTTTCTCTTAAAAATAATGAAGAAGAAATTCGCCAATACATTGAGGGCGTACTATGA
- the thrB gene encoding homoserine kinase: MSKMWQISVPGSTANLGPGFDSIGLGLSLYLKLTVSVQEYWEIIHLDDNGPKEFELEEHLLYVIAKKIADQFGKQLPACRVEMASELPLARGLGSSAAVIVAGIELANQVCELGLSVQDKLNLSSQIEGHPDNATASVLGGLTISSMNENGIVDTFHVNDIDAAFVVFVPDVELKTSESRSVLPEQFERTYAVHASANANMLAAALMARDFKRAGRYMEADLFHEPFRAKLIPNYTEIHKEAKANGAFGTALSGAGPTLISIVPTTIADDFVKAMKNKFPDHQIILTKADEHGIQVK, encoded by the coding sequence ATGAGTAAAATGTGGCAAATCTCAGTTCCTGGGAGCACAGCCAATCTAGGCCCTGGCTTTGATTCAATAGGACTTGGCTTGTCCCTTTACTTAAAGCTAACTGTTTCTGTTCAAGAATACTGGGAAATTATCCATCTCGATGATAATGGTCCTAAAGAGTTTGAGTTAGAGGAGCATTTACTATACGTAATTGCCAAAAAAATTGCTGATCAATTCGGAAAACAGCTTCCTGCGTGTCGTGTAGAGATGGCAAGTGAGCTTCCATTAGCACGTGGTTTAGGAAGTAGCGCAGCCGTTATTGTGGCTGGCATCGAGCTTGCTAACCAGGTCTGTGAGTTAGGCTTATCTGTGCAAGATAAACTTAATTTATCCTCACAAATTGAAGGACATCCAGATAATGCAACCGCCTCAGTATTAGGTGGCTTAACCATTTCCTCAATGAATGAGAACGGCATTGTCGATACATTCCATGTCAATGATATTGATGCTGCCTTTGTGGTCTTTGTACCGGATGTTGAACTAAAAACAAGCGAATCTCGTTCTGTGCTACCAGAGCAATTTGAACGCACATATGCAGTGCATGCTTCAGCAAATGCCAATATGCTCGCAGCTGCATTAATGGCACGTGATTTCAAGCGGGCAGGTCGCTATATGGAAGCTGATTTATTCCATGAGCCATTCCGAGCAAAATTAATTCCAAACTATACAGAAATTCATAAAGAGGCTAAGGCGAATGGTGCATTTGGAACAGCATTAAGTGGAGCGGGACCAACGCTTATTTCCATTGTTCCAACCACTATTGCTGACGATTTTGTAAAAGCTATGAAAAATAAATTTCCAGATCATCAAATTATCTTAACCAAAGCCGATGAACATGGTATACAAGTAAAGTAA